Genomic DNA from Triticum dicoccoides isolate Atlit2015 ecotype Zavitan chromosome 4B, WEW_v2.0, whole genome shotgun sequence:
TTTTTTTCATCGAACCACTATTCTGGTTAAATGAAATTATAGACATGCCAGAAGATAACAGAACATAACAGTTTTAGCTTGTCGGAGCATATACAACCATGGCACATACATACACCCAGAAAACTCACAGCAAGTGACTTcaacactttattgaaacaaaagttacATATATAGGTCCTGATGTGGCCAAGCCGGCATATCACTTTAGCTAGTTATGTTCCCTTAGATTTTTCGTTACAAACTTAGGCATTGCCCTTATTTACTTATAGCACACCATCAATATCAAACTCACGACATTAAGCATAACCCACACCATCGAGGCACTTGGCACACAATCTTATGGATAGACCTCGATGACACCTCGAGGTCCCAGTTTCTTGATGATTTTATAGTCGCTAAATCCTGCTTTTGTAAAGATTGTGCTCCAGTCATTTTCATGGCGTTGCCGTCCTCTTGTACATACCAACATGAGCATATCCACCAACAGTTGGGTTTCTAACATTTCTTTGGATGATGAGCCGACTACTATATCTATGACAATAACCTTTCCCCCCATTTCGCGGGACGGAATGGCCTTCTTGCATTGAGCCAGGATATTGATGCAATCTTCATCGCTCCAGAAGTGCAGAACAAGCTAGCATGAAAAAATAATGGTCAAGCAATTATTAATAAGTTTGGGCATTAAATGTATTTGTGCATACATCTTAATAAGTAGTTATTACATATCTGAACAAAGTTACTCTCAAAATAATGAGAAAGTGAGACTAGTCCTATAGTTAGTTCCCCAAGAGTGAAAAATTGTTTTGGAAAAGTTTACAAAGACAACACTTCATACCTTAAGCATCACAGCTTGAGCAGGTGGAATGGTATGGAATAGGTCACCAGCGACATAGTTAACTATACCATCACTTGGGACTTTCTCGATCACCTTTGGAAGGTCCAACACATTGCACTTGATATGCGGGAAGGCCTTGACAATAGCCCTAGCTGTTGTTCCATCACCACCACAACAGTCGGTGAGTGATTGCACCCCCTTGAATAAGTCGTGGCATTCCCGCAATACGGTGCCGATCCCCAAATGGTCATGGGCAGCCAAAGCTTCATGGAACACCTTGTCTGACTCTGGGTCGAGGAGCGCCATACTCTCCTCGAAGAGTGTGGCACCATGCACATCCTCAAATGGTGATGGCGGTGGTGCAATGTCCTTCTTGAACCAGTCAGCTAGCCCCAAGGCTGCCTCTATGTAATATCTTGAGGTCGTGGCAAGCACAATGGCCTTCTGGCTGGCCTCACCATCAATGAATACACCATCCACCAGAAGGTATGATAGCGGGACAAGGGAGTAGGTCCCCTCCTCGGGGGACGCTAAGGCGCCTGATGTGGCCAACAACCGCAAGACACGGCCAAGGTATGGCGTCTTAGATGGTGGGAGGGACAGTGCAATGACAAGATCGGACAACGATGCTGTGCCGCCGAGTCGGTGAATCGCAGTAGGGATACCGAGCTGGACGGCGCACCTGAGTGCTATGGCTGTGAGGTGGCACAGGCTGTGGCGCCATAGGTCAGCCTGCGCCTGAATCAGCTGGGCATCCGTAGGGACTGCCATTGTCGGGGCCTGAGCTGCCATTGCGTTGTATATCTCTCAAGGCGGTGTTGTGTGTTTGTTAACTGCTTGAGCCAGAGCAccaatatatatatgtgtgtgtgtgtacaccATGCGTTTATTATTTTTAGGTAGTACATCTCTACTAGCAACCAACTGCATTGAAAACACGTGGTGTGCCCATTTTGACGCTATCGATTGGGTCATCTGTCTTGTTGTTTTAATTAGGAGATCTATCAAGTCTCCATTTGGAAATCTTGCTCAAATCCTTGAAGGGCCGTATCCAAGATGTCCCATCTTGCATTTACTGTGATTATTTCTTAGGGAATCCTTCAAAATAAAAATCTGAGGTACCATTCAAAATCGAATTGTTTTGTTATTTGAGTTAAATTTATTTTAAAATATAGCTTTCTTTATAAAactgaaaaataaaagaaaattttgGTTCATATATCTCTCCCTAAtagtaaagcacggattgactccgtgggttcaccgtcacaatacgcttttttct
This window encodes:
- the LOC119291609 gene encoding flavonoid O-methyltransferase-like protein Os11g0303600, which translates into the protein MAAQAPTMAVPTDAQLIQAQADLWRHSLCHLTAIALRCAVQLGIPTAIHRLGGTASLSDLVIALSLPPSKTPYLGRVLRLLATSGALASPEEGTYSLVPLSYLLVDGVFIDGEASQKAIVLATTSRYYIEAALGLADWFKKDIAPPPSPFEDVHGATLFEESMALLDPESDKVFHEALAAHDHLGIGTVLRECHDLFKGVQSLTDCCGGDGTTARAIVKAFPHIKCNVLDLPKVIEKVPSDGIVNYVAGDLFHTIPPAQAVMLKLVLHFWSDEDCINILAQCKKAIPSREMGGKVIVIDIVVGSSSKEMLETQLLVDMLMLVCTRGRQRHENDWSTIFTKAGFSDYKIIKKLGPRGVIEVYP